The DNA region AGGTGGTACCGCGCTTGAAAAGCGTCCTTTATTTTCAATTATGAAAATAAAGGACGCTTTTTTGATTCGAATGTGATTTAAATATTACTCTTAGAAAGGTTTGATTTTATATGAGCAAAACCCTCTTTGTTAACGTTAACCTATTTAATGGTAAGGATAACAAAGTAACGGCTGATTCATGGATGCTCGTGGATGAAGAAACGGGCAAATTCGTGGACATGGGGACTGGCCAGAAACATCCTAATGCCGATACGACCATGGATTTACATCAACAATACGTAATGCCTGGATTAGTTAATTGCCACACCCACGTTACGCTAGATTCAAACGCATTTGATGGGGCTCCCCAGGCTGATCAAACTGAAACTGCCGTTCGGGCGGTGGAAAATTTGAAGACCCTGTTAAAGTCTGGTGTTACATACGTTCGAGAATGCGGGAGCACGTACGGACTAGATACGACGCTCGCTAGGATGCAGCGTGAAGGCAAGTTGAAAAAGGTGCCAGAAGTAATGGCAGCTGGTCGGGCAATGACGATGACTGGTGGTCATGGGGACTATCCAGACGGTGGTAAAACGGTGGACTCCCCTGATGAAATGCGTAAGGCGGTGCGGGAAAACTTTAAAAATGGTGCCCAATCGACTAAGGTAATGGCTACCGGTGGAGTAATGTCGCCTGGTGATTACATGGATGAGCCCCAATTAACGGTCGAAGAATTAAGGGTCGCCGTTGAAGAAACCCATCACAAGCATGCGGTAGTTGCTGCCCATGCAGAAGGTAATCCCGGGATTATGAACGCCTTGTTAGCTGGAGTGGATTCAATTGAGCACGGCTTCTATGTCAATGATGAAGAAGTCGAAATGATGCTTAAACATCATACATACCTTACTCCAACAATCGTTTCAGCATGGTGTATCGCTGAATATGGTCAAAACACCCTCCCCAAATGGGAACTCGATAAATTGAACAACGCCTTATCCGATCTATATCATAACGTTCATAATGCTTATGCTAAGGGTGTTCACGTCACTTTAGGTACCGATGCTGGTACTCCTTACAATGATTTTGCCAAAACGCCAAAGGAATTTGAACTCCTGGTTGAAAAGGAGGGCTTCTCAAACTTCGATGCACTCAGTACTTCTAGGCACTCTGCAGAATTAATGCAATTAGATGATTATGGGACCCTCGAACCCGGTAAGTATGCCGATTTCTTGGTCTTAGATCATGATCCGCTAGCGGATGTTAAAGCCGTTCAACAACTAGATAAAAACGTGTATAAACACGGTCATAAAGAATATTAGGAGGATTTTACTATGAAAAAACAACTATTAGAAACAGGAGCAGCCACCCTACTAGTGGCCCTTGGGTTAGCCGGTTGTGGCTCATCCTCAAGTCAATCTTCAAATGGTGGTGATACCGCCAAAAATCAAACGATCAACTGGATGCAAAGCGCCAACTTAATCACGTTAGACCCATCCAAATGTATCGATGTTAATAGCGCAACCGCCCTTGGAAACGTCGACCAGGGATTGCTAAAGGATCCTGATGGGAAGGGCGTTGTCCCAGCGGTCGCAAAAAGCTACAGCGTTTCTAAGGATGGAAAGACCTATACATTTAAGTTACGCCACTCCAAGTGGAGCAATGGTGATCCGGTTACTGCCAGGGACTTTGTTTATGGATTCCAAAGAACCGTTAATCCTAAAACTGCTTCCCAAGATGCATATCTTTATGATCACGTTGAAAACTATGCAGCCATCCAAAGTAAGAAGATGGCACCTACTAAATTAGGGGTATCAGCACCAAACAACTATACATTAGTGGTTAAGCTATCCAAACCACAAAGCTACTTTAAATACTTAGTTACAGCCCCTGCTTTCTTGCCACAAAACGAAAAAGTTGTTAATAAATATGGAAAGAAATATGGGACCAACAGTGCTAGTCAAGTATACAACGGACCATTCAAAGCCACTGGCTGGACTGGCACCAACGATACTTGGAGCCTAGTTAAAAATGATAAATACTGGGATAAATCATCAGTTAAATTACAACGGGTTAATATGCACGTTGTTAAGGATGACCAAACCGGATTGAATGAATTCCAGACTGGGAAGTTAGACGAACTTAGTTTAAATGGTAAGCAACAAGTGGAACACTTCAAGAACGACCCTGGCTACCGTGAAAACAAGACCGTTTACTCAAACTTTATCGAATTAAATCAAGATAAGGTCCCAGCATTTAAGAACCTTAAGATTAGAAAGGCACTATCAATGGCCGTTAATCGTGAACAATTCGTTAAGGATGTCTTAGGCGATGGATCAACTCCTACTAAGGGCTTTGTTGGTAATGACCTTGCGTACCACAATGGTAAGGACTTCGCTGATGTTGCATACGTTAAATCAGCTACTGAATACAACTTAGCAGAAGCTAAGAAGTTGTGGAAAGCGGGCATGAAAGAACTGGGCTTGAAGTCATTGAACCTAACCTTAACGTACGATGATACCGATAGTGCTAAGTCGACCACTGAATTCTTACAAAGTAACTTCCAGAAATTACCAGGCTTAAAGGTAACTAACGTTAACTTACCACGTCAACAAAGAATTGCTCGACTCTTCTCCGGTAAGTTCGATATGTGTGTTTCCGGTTGGGATCCTAGCTTCCCTGATCCAGTTGCTGCCCTTAGTATCAAGAAATCAGATAGTTCATTGAACTTTAGTAAATGGAAGAACAGCAAGTTCGATGCTTACCTTGATAAATCAGAAAACCAAGACGCTAACAACCCAGACAAACGTTGGAACGACCTGGTTCAAGCTGAAAAGGTATATGCAAACGACCAAGGAAACATCCCATTCTACCAAAATACTGCTCCGGTAGTAATGAAGACTAACATCAAGGGATTAAGTTACAACCCTTCAGCTAGCACCGCTTGGGACTTTTCAAAGGCCTACGTTAAATAATTAACTAAAAATAAGAATTGCAATTAATGAATTGCAATTCTTATTTTTATTGTTTAATTTAAAATCGAATCATCACGATCTCACTACACTAAAATACCACTACCAAAAGATAGTGGCATTATTCGAGGAAAATTAATGATGTACCTAGTTAGATTAAATAATTATGTAATAACAACAGAATTTATACTTAAAAGTTATTAAAGGAGTCTGCTTGTTAAACCAATTAATTATTCAACCTGGTAACATTCTACAATATCTATAATTAAAAGTAAATGATAATTTTAATCAAAAACTAATATAATTTGTAATTTATTTTTTATAATTAAATCTAAAATGAATCAACCTTCTAATCAATGGCTTTAAAATCCTAAAACAAACTTCGCCAATAATAAACCCGATTCCCAATGAAAAAGCAATCAGCAATGTTTTTAACAACCCATGCATTGCAAGCATATTCAATCCAAGGGTTAACTGTTCCATGCTTTTATAAAATAATGCACCTGGTACTAACGAAATCACGGCTGGCACAAAAATAAGGTTAACGGGGGTCTTAATTAGCATCGATTCAACGTTTGCAAATAACCCGACTGTGATTCCAGGAAGAAGGTTAGCAACGATCACGTTGGCTCCCCATCCGTCTGCAAAGATATACACCAACCACGCCAGTGCTCCAACGATCCCAGAAGCAATCAATGTCCTGCGGGGGACGTTTGTAATGACCCCGAAGCCCCACGTTGACAAGAATCCAAACAAAAATTCAACACCAATTACCATCTTATATCCCACCAATCAACATTTTAACCACTAACTTACCAATGATTACCCCACCACTAATTGATATTGCTACCATCGTGGCATCCATTCCTAAAATCAATCCTGACAAGATGTTTTTAGCCATTATTTCTCGAAACGAATTCGTTAATGCAATTCCTGGAACGATCGGCATTAATGAGCTAAAAATAATCATATCATCATTAGTACCACTAACTAATAGATTAATTGTCATTGCTAATAGTCCAATTACAAACCCACCCACTGCAACATTCAGATAGGGAGTTTTAGTTCGTCCTGTCATGACCATCGTTGCTAAATACCCTAAAATCCCCACAAAAAAGGAAAAGAAGAGGTTTAACCAATTTGTGTGAAACAATAATAACGGTGCTACTGAAACTAATCCAGCAGCAAAAATTTTTTTACGTAAGGTAAAATCAATCACCTTACTTCTAATTCGATAGTATTCACGCTGCAAGTATGAATATGTAATCTTATTTTCGACGAACTGCCTAGATAGGTTATTAATTTCATCTACTTTCTGAAAATTAAAATCGTGCCCCTTAATCTTCATAATTTGATTTTTAATTCCACGTTCATAATAAACAAAAATAACCCCTAATTCAGCATAACATTGTAAATCTGCTAATCCTGCTTTGTGCCCAATAAATTCAACGGTGGTTTCCACCCGGTTAATTTCAGCTCCACTTTCTAAAAGGGTTAATCCCAGTCGACAGCAAAAATTAGCAATCTCATCATCATTCGTTCGCATAATTCCACCTCCACTAATCAAATAATTTTAAAATTATTATAGCATGCAACAAATGAAAAAAATCACAAATAATTAATGTAAGCGTTTTCTTTTGCTTTAAATGGTGCTATAATAATCGTGAATAAAAAAACAAGCTAATTAAAATAATTGGAGTGATATAAATGCCAGCTGATCAAAATAATTGGAATGAAAAAACATGGCTCCATCGATTTGCTATTCTAGCGGTTTCACTAGTCATTACTACTGGAACTGCAATTTCACCCGCATTACCCGCAATGCAAAAAGCATTTTCTAACTACCCTGCTACCCTTGTGAATATGGTAGCAACAATTCAACAAATTCCCGCCTTCATTGTCCTATTGATGTCGGCTCCACTAGCCAGAAAATTTGGATTGAAGCAAATGATCGGTCTCGGAATTTTATTAATGGGAATTTCCGGAATTCTACCAGCATTTGTCCCTAACCTATGGTTCATTCTAGGGACTAGAATTATTTTTGGAATTGGAATTGGTTTAATTAACTCACTTGCAATTACCATCGTTAATATTTTCTATAGTGGTAATGATAAGGCTCAAATGATGGGAAACCGGACTTCATTCGAAACCATTGGTCTGTGTATCGTTAACATCTTAGTCGGTCAACTCCTAAACCTCAGTTGGCAGGTATCGTTTCTTGCCTACTTCTTTATCCTGATAATTCTAGTATTATTCTGGAGGGTCGTTCCCACCATCAAATGGGATAATCCAGTGGATAAAAACGGTAAGCAACAAGCTGAAAAGGTTAACTTTCCTGTCATCATGGCTGGAGTCTTCTGTGCAATTATGACCATGGGGCTTGCAACCGTAAGTGTTATGACTCCCGCCATCGTTGTTGACGGCAAGCTAGGGAGTGCTACCGATGCGAGTTTTGTAATTACAGTATTCACGTTGGTCAGCATGGCAATGGGCTTTTTATTCGGTCAATTCTTTAAGCTCTTCCATCGATTTGTATTGCCAATTGGGTTATTGTTCTTTACAGTAGGCCTGTTAATCATGAACTTCTCCCAAAGCCTGGTGATGTTATTAATTGGTGAAATTATTGTTGGTGGCGCTTTTCCACTTGCCGGTACCTACATTTTCGATATCATTGATAAACTTGCTCCTAAGAACTCAAATGCACTAGCTAATTCAGTATTACTAGTGGGCTGTAACGTTGGAACGGCCATTTCACCAATTGTAATGGGCTTCTTAAATCCGATTTCACCATTTTCGGGTGCCCAACCTGGAATTGGATTGTTTGGTGCCTTGATCGGGATTATGATGGTCATTATCTTTATCGTTCAATTATTCAAAAGGGCTCCTAAAAAATAGTTCAAATTAAAATAGCACGTCCAGATTATTGGACGTACTATTTTTTTACTTTAAATTATCGTCTGAAAATTGCTTTAACTTAGCTAATAATTCCGGATCCAGCCCCGATTGATCGTCATCACCATCATCAGAGTATGAAGTCGCATTGCTATAGTCATCTGGATGTAACCATTGGTCATATGCCTGAGCATATTCCTCATCGATATTCCGTTGTGCCTTTTCATAAAATGCCCGATTCCGTTCCATTACGTAACCCACTAATGGTTTGTTCTCACTTGGCACGCCAGCTCGCTGAGCATCAACATTATTCTTTCGAACCACATCTTGAATTTCAATCAACTCGTAATCAGTCACTTTATTAATTCCGGCACCCTTTTTATATGCGCGAACCTGGGCGCTAAATCCTACCAGATCTCCGTCTTTTAACTCATTGAGTTGAACGAACGGTTCGGTGTAATGGACCCAAGCGTGATCAGTAATAAAGTGACCCTGATCATCATGAACATCTAAAAACAGGATTGTTGGTTGGTAATAATAACCATCTTCATCATTGTACTCTTCAGCGTACCCCAATCTAGTGAACTTCCCGACAAATGTGTATCGTTGGTTAGATTCTAAATCCTTTAAACCATTTCTCATAGAACCATCCCTTCAAATTAACTTAATATTATTGTTACTATTTTAAGCTAATTTATCATAAACAGCAACGAGAAATGGAGCCAATTATTTTTTAGCAATGCTTATATCATGATTATTATAAACAATGTGGAGCCCATGGCTCAGGCCAGTAACCTTACTAAATTGTCCAGTATGATGACCGTAGCTAATGATTTTCTGGCCATTCTTAAATTCGCCACCGTTCAATTTAAGGGTTCCGCCCAGGGTAGCTCCCTGCTTCACGATCAAGCGGCCCTGTTTGGCAAGCGTAGTAGTTGCATTCTTAGTTTGTTTATAGCTACCCTTAACAATTATCCGTTTAGATGCTAGCTTAAGTGTTCCACCATTAATTGTTACGTTGCCAGAACCCAATGCTGACGCATTTCCAGCAATTAGTGCACCTGCGTTTAAATCAACGCCACCCTTGAAAGTATTTCGACCAGTTAATTGTAGTGAACCGGTTCCTAACTTGGTTAATTTTCCAACTCCACTAATGTCGTTGCTCCAGGTATCATTAGCATTAAAGCCACCCTTAGCTGCATCCATGTTCACGCGGGTGTTTGCTACTAATTGTCCATAACCATTAGCAGCATTATATAGATTTAACCGGCCCCAGCCTTCACCATCATCCAAGATTGGGTACCCAGTAGGCAGCTCGGTCGTTGCTAGGACCGCTCTTCTTTGGTTTGCATTTAAGTATGGTAACCGAGTGGCTAATAGCACTTCGGCTCCCTTGGGCACTACATAGGAATGCTTTGAATTAGCAATCTTTGAAAATCCATAGGTTAATCGATAGTTGTATTGGGTGGAATTCTTCTTTGAATTATCCATTCCATAGCTATTACTGTCCCCCTTAGAATCCTTCAAAACACTTTGGGCCTGTTTAAAAGCATCAGCCTTCAATTGAGCATTAGCAGGATCATTTAAAATGGCTGCTGCTAGGGCGGTCCCAAGCACCCGCCCACCAATAACGTCTAGTGGTGAATGCCGACCAGCCACGATTCGGTTATTGCCCACTTCGGATGCCCGGGTTAGTAATGATTGAAACTTTTGGGGGTATGCATATGCAAGGGCAAATGCGGTTAAGTATGAACTATTAGTGTGACCACTGGGAAATCCATAGTCATTAACTGGATCCGCTTTAGCAGATAACTTTAGGGTTGGAATAATAACCCCATTGTCCTGTGCATTGGTAACAGTGGTTCCATCCCATCTAAACGGTCGGGGATACTTGAAATACTTCTTGGCACTACTACTGGATGAATAGTTACCATCCTTTAATGTATCGGCTAATTTAACAACGCTCCCTAATTTAGAACTAGTGTCACCGGTTACCTCCGGCTTACTCCAATTAGTATCATAATCCTTTGTCTCAGCATCAGTTGGCACTTGTTTATAACCACCGGTAATATTAGCTACTTTTCTAAAGTAATCAGTTAAATTACCGAGCCCCTCCTGTACTGAATAATCCATGTCGTTTTTATCATCTAACCATGATTGATCTGCTTCTGCCTTTGTCCGATCCTTAGCAATTTTATCAGCCAACCCGATATTTTCATCTAAAATTTTAGTATTCAAACGCTTTCCATCGTTCCAATCGGAACCGGGCTGCCATAATTGATTCATTTGTGATAATAAATCAATTGAAGCATTCGTTTCAGGAGTCGTATTGGTGCTAGTGTTAGTTTGATAGTCTTGAATAAAGTAACGACCGGCATCTGACTTATGATCAGAATCAATTGCTAACGTTGCTTTATTACTAGTCTTAGCAGCTTTCACATTAATGGAACTACTGATTCCTAACAGGGTTAAACCAATTAATACGCTGGAACTTAGGATTCGTTTTCGCATTTGCATATCCCGCCTCATCATTTTTTATTTTACAACCCCATCTTAAACTAACATTGTATATTTAATGTATGTTCGATGTAAAAATAATGTAAAATATTATTCTAATGCGGAATTAGTTCACGCCGGTAAATTCATATGCAATGTAAAAACAATTTTTATTTGAATCATAGGTAACACCAATTCCAATATTAGTGAAATTAGGGTTTAAAATATTTTCCCGGTGCCCCCAATTGGAATCACTAGCATCAGCATACGTCATCGAATAAACAGATTGGTATCCAATCATATAGTAAGAAAAGTCCCTAGTGTTTAAATCTGCACTTAGGTTTTCACCATAACGATCATACTCGGCAGCCCCACCATAGATCCCGGCAGCAGTTAAATATTTCTCTGCAATTGAATTGCCCTGGGCATCATCGTGGCTAAAGTCCGTAACGATGTCCTGGGATCTAGTTTTTGCAATTGTGGTTAACAAAGAATCCTCACTCAATGTAGAGAGGCCATTTTTAGCACGAATTGCATTTAATGCAGCAAGGGCCCCACTCTTAACATCATCAATGCTGCTTGCATCTGTATTCTGAGGTGCACGCATTAAATCCTGGGCATCTGAAATTGCCACCCTTAGTTGACTCATAATCACCCAGCCGACAACCGTTTTATTATTGGGATCAGCCACACTAGTGACCTTAGCATACGTAATTCCGGCCTGATTAGTTTCAATGTCATCAATTAACATTAATGTCCCGTTATAAACCTTGGGATTACTAATGGCGGTACTTGCATCTGGTTGATCACTACTTGGTAATGAATTATAAATCGCTAAGTTATTATCGCTTAACAGAATTGCTCCATCACCCACTTTTAAGTTGTCTGGATTATCAGGAGTGAACGTTGCTTGGGGGCTAATTGAATCACTATTAACAAACTGAAATCCATAATCAGGTTGCTGAGGGGTCGCTTGCGATGAGGCACTAGATTCAACACTAGCGCTAGCTTGCGCACTTGAAGTCGCTTGGACACTTGCACTAGCTACGGTTGAGCTGGCTTGTGAACTCGCTTGACTTTGGGCAACTGGTTTCTGCTGCTTCTTGGCCTTTGTCGTTTTACTGGTGGTTGTTTTAACCTTACTAGCTGCTTGAATCCGCTTTTTTAAAGTGCTAATTTGTTTACGTAACTTGACTTTAGTCGCCTTTGTAGTGGCCTTAGCCAGTTTCGCTTGCTTTTGTTTAAGCTGCTTTTTTAAATTCACAACCGTTTTGGTCGTAATGACCTTACTTTGGGTGGCTCCATAAACGGTGGGGGAATCAGTTGCACAAATGCCACCGGTTATTAAAGCGGTTCCGACCATTAAGGTCCCAAGTCCCATCTTAAAATACTGTTTATTCTTATCCATAAAAAGACCCCTTTAATTATTATGATATACTAACATCAATGAATACTGAATGTCAGGAAGTGATGATTACGTTCAATCATAAACCAAAACCATTATATTTTATAGTCGGTTTAATTGATACCTTAATCATATTTGGAATTATAATTAGCTTAATTGTAACTGATGGTGAATACTTTTGGGGAATTGTATCATTGACGCTCCTCTACATCCTAATGATTTTAGCTGCTAGCGTTGCTCAGGCGCATAATCATAACGGGATTTTTAATAATCCAAGGATTCACTTTACAGCCGGCTTTATCTTTAATCTATTTTTCCTTTTTATCAACCCCATTTAAATTTATTGATACAAAAAAAGAACGATTAAAAATCGTTCTTTTTAAATTCTAATTCAGTTTATTAGAATGGAAGGATCTCTGGGTTAGTTTGACCCTGACCATTTGTAACTTCTGGAAGGTCAACGGTCGCACTAGCTTCCTTATTCTTAGCAACAGCATAAGCAGATAGAGTGTAATCATTAGCTGGGTAGTTATAAGTAATGGTTCCTAGACCACTTTCGGCAAATCCACTGTAGTCATAGCCATTAAACTTAGTGTAGAAAGTAACGTTCTTTTCATTTTCAGCATATAACTTAACAATGGTCTTACCAGATTGTGAACGGTCAATGCTGTAATAAGTAGGAGTAGCAGTTACGTATTGGGAGCTTTTAATCGTGTAGCTCTTAGTTAACTTCTTGCCAGCTTTACTAGTTCCATAAACAGTAAAATTGTTTTTACCAGAGTAAGTCTTTGAAACCGTAAATTTCTTGCTCTTTAAGGTCGCAGTAGCAAATTTAGAGCTGCCCTTCTTAATAACAACTTTTTTAACGTTAGCATTAGAAGCTGAACCCTTAAAACTGATCTTACCTGAATTATATGAAACACTAGGTTTCAAAGTGGGCTTAGTGCTGGCATTAGCAACATTACCAAAAGCAAATAATGGTGATAAAATTCCAGCAACTAAGACTGTCGCAAAAATTTGTTTTTTCATAATCAAAACTCCCTTATTAAGTATATGAACACATTATATCATTACAAAACCATAAAAAACAAATTCATCAGTTTTTTTAACTTGTTTGTAATATCGTTAACAAACCACTATTTGGCCTTATCTTCTTCTACATACTTATTAAAATCCATGGTCGTTTGTTCTAGGTGATTTTCAAGAAATGACTTTAGGGTTTCACCAGTATTTTTAGAAAGCGATTTAAATTCCTTTCTGGAATTCATCTTAGTAACGTTTCCGGTAATCACTACGGGAGATAAAAATTTCTTATCTTGTAAATGATTTTGAACAAGCGCAACACTTCCGATTGATAAAGATGATTTTAATTTAGCAGGAATAAAAAACTTGTATGCCTTTGGAAACAAGGGCTTATTTTTACTAAATTGAATAAAGTGAACGATTGCCGTATTATACTTCAGTGTCATTATATTATATCCCTCACAAAAATTATATTTACTTCATTATAACAGACTTCTGGTCCAAAAATGAAATAATCAGTTAAATCCAGTAGCTCTTTAATAATAAATTAATTACCAAAATAAAAAGGGTAACCCCAAAATAGCGTTACCCTTCATTATTAATTAAATTCATTAACCCGTTTAAAGTAGGCTTCTAGCCATGGCTTAGACTTCACTTGAATTTGTTCACCAGTATACCCGTTATTTTCATCTGACCAAATTGAAACAAAGCTTCCTAAATTATTCCCATTTGGTGCTTGTTGGGTAGAATCCAAATCATCCCACATTCCAGGATTAAATCCTGATAGCTCCTGTTTAAAACTATCAAAATTCGATTTGGTAAAACTATCCTTATCAGCAACTACATAGGTAAATTCTTGATTATCATTGAACGTCTTAATTCCCGCACGGTTTATTTCAGGCAGACTTGCGTTCATCTTTAATAATGATCTACGGTTAGCCGGGTCAGACACAGCACTTGATTGACTCCAGAAGTTCACAACAATATCCTTATCATATTTATTAACTTGTGATTTCATAATACTATCGTTCCAGACCATCATCCGTTTTCCATGCGCTCTCAAGTAGCGATTAATATTATTATCGAATTCCCTGATTGATACCTCGTCATCATGACCGTCAATTGAGAATTCATCCCCACCAGTACCAAAGTAACTATTCTTAGGTAGTAATGGTAAGTACTCAGCAATGATGCTCTTATATAGTTTAGTGACTCCATCAGCACCGAAATCAAATTCGTTACTATAAGACATCATCGACTTCAAGTGTGGATACTTTTTCGCCTTTAATAAATCAATTGTAGCCTTACTATGACCAGGGAATTCAATTTCAGGATAAACCGATACGTGCTTCTTTTTACCATAAGCAATTAAATCTGTTAACTGTTGTTTAGACAAGAATGGTTTATTCGTCTTTTTACTAATGTATTCCCCATCAACATATTTAGCATTTTTAAGGGTTTGTCCTAAAAATTGATTCTCAATTCCAAAATTTTCATTATCGGTCAAATGCAACATTAAGTATCGACCATGATTATCACTTACCGTATTGATAAACTTTTTAATTGTTTGTGGCTTGTAGTAAGTTCGCGCAGCATCTAAGTTCAATCCAGTAATAATTCCATAATTTTTAGTATGATCTCGTTCTTCACCATTTTGGTTCAATCGCCAGATGATTCCAAAGATTAAAACTAATACCAAAATAACCGGAATAATCAGTATTTTAATCCAGCGTTTCATTCTAAATACCCCTTTTTAGTTCGTATACCTTACATTGTAACTTATTTTCAATCAAAAAAATATAAATTAATTGATTGAATTGGATAATTAATAATAAAAAATTTATTATTAATTATTAATTGTTAAAAATAAAAAGCGATCGTAATTAATTACAAACTACCATTATTAAAAACTATTTCCGCTTCTTATCTAGAATCTTTTTCATCGTCTTATATTCAATTTTTTCATCATCAGTCAGATTATCAACTGCGGATTCAGATAATTGCCCTAACAATTCAGTAACACTATCTAACCCCAAGACGCTTACCAATGAATTAAGTTGATTAGCAGTGTCCACTGACACCCGAATACTAGTTGATTTTTCCCTTTGTTTTCTGGTCTTCTCGATTTTTTTAATTTTATTATCAAAATCACTGCCCAATTCATTTCTGGAAAAAACATTTTTAGGCATCTTATTCCGACTTTGATTTTCTAAATTTTTTCTCAGTAGATCACTCATTATTATTTCACCCGCTTAATAAATTCGTCAGTAATTTTGTCATATAAATAATGAACCTTTTGATCGTGAATATCATGTTTTTGAGATGGATTATCTGGATCAACAATTCCGATAATATCATATCTTTTAAGCCGTTCCATGTTTTTAACAATCGTTTCAAAAACATTATCACTACCAAACTGTTTCTTCGCTTGATCAAGAATTAATTGATCAACCTGTGACTTTTTCTTCAATAGTACTGGTAGAATTCCTGAAATATCATAATCAGCTTTATAATTATCAATTAATTCCTGTAGGTACTCGATATATGCTTCCGCTCCAGTATATGATCGTTCTTGAGTTTGTAAAACCACAATTACATATTGTGATGCCATCAATGCAGAATCAGTATACAAACTAACGGTTGGTGGCGTATCAATA from Nicoliella spurrieriana includes:
- a CDS encoding CAP domain-containing protein; the protein is MDKNKQYFKMGLGTLMVGTALITGGICATDSPTVYGATQSKVITTKTVVNLKKQLKQKQAKLAKATTKATKVKLRKQISTLKKRIQAASKVKTTTSKTTKAKKQQKPVAQSQASSQASSTVASASVQATSSAQASASVESSASSQATPQQPDYGFQFVNSDSISPQATFTPDNPDNLKVGDGAILLSDNNLAIYNSLPSSDQPDASTAISNPKVYNGTLMLIDDIETNQAGITYAKVTSVADPNNKTVVGWVIMSQLRVAISDAQDLMRAPQNTDASSIDDVKSGALAALNAIRAKNGLSTLSEDSLLTTIAKTRSQDIVTDFSHDDAQGNSIAEKYLTAAGIYGGAAEYDRYGENLSADLNTRDFSYYMIGYQSVYSMTYADASDSNWGHRENILNPNFTNIGIGVTYDSNKNCFYIAYEFTGVN
- a CDS encoding family 20 glycosylhydrolase, with the translated sequence MKRWIKILIIPVILVLVLIFGIIWRLNQNGEERDHTKNYGIITGLNLDAARTYYKPQTIKKFINTVSDNHGRYLMLHLTDNENFGIENQFLGQTLKNAKYVDGEYISKKTNKPFLSKQQLTDLIAYGKKKHVSVYPEIEFPGHSKATIDLLKAKKYPHLKSMMSYSNEFDFGADGVTKLYKSIIAEYLPLLPKNSYFGTGGDEFSIDGHDDEVSIREFDNNINRYLRAHGKRMMVWNDSIMKSQVNKYDKDIVVNFWSQSSAVSDPANRRSLLKMNASLPEINRAGIKTFNDNQEFTYVVADKDSFTKSNFDSFKQELSGFNPGMWDDLDSTQQAPNGNNLGSFVSIWSDENNGYTGEQIQVKSKPWLEAYFKRVNEFN
- a CDS encoding ParA family protein, whose amino-acid sequence is MAKIVTFGNFKGGTGKTTNSCMIAYHLSKKGYRTLVVDLDPQANATALYLATKQAQTKEVVKFDTTLMTAISDSNIESIVTKIRDDLYLLPSFADFTSYPLYLEKLYPGADNQYLRAVHFSKLLEPLEDQFDYIIIDTPPTVSLYTDSALMASQYVIVVLQTQERSYTGAEAYIEYLQELIDNYKADYDISGILPVLLKKKSQVDQLILDQAKKQFGSDNVFETIVKNMERLKRYDIIGIVDPDNPSQKHDIHDQKVHYLYDKITDEFIKRVK